In a genomic window of Nostoc sp. UHCC 0870:
- a CDS encoding HNH endonuclease, translating to MSSRSKIPEATQKQVRQRAKYLCEYCHASEQWQYVQFTVDHVIPLSLGGTDNLENLALACFHCNRRKTNRLTATDPLSGEEVSLFNPRQCNWSEHFIWSADGLLIVGLTATGRATVTALTLNRERVINIREADKEIGRHPPMDDPMQTTFEQGG from the coding sequence GTGTCCTCTCGTAGTAAAATCCCTGAAGCTACCCAAAAGCAGGTACGTCAACGAGCCAAGTACCTATGTGAGTATTGCCATGCCTCTGAACAATGGCAGTATGTACAGTTCACCGTAGATCATGTTATACCCTTGTCATTAGGTGGAACAGATAATTTGGAAAATCTGGCGTTGGCTTGCTTTCACTGCAATCGCAGAAAGACAAATCGGCTGACAGCAACTGACCCTCTATCTGGAGAAGAAGTTTCATTATTTAATCCACGACAGTGTAACTGGAGTGAGCATTTTATTTGGTCTGCCGATGGACTATTAATTGTGGGTTTGACAGCTACAGGACGAGCGACAGTCACCGCATTAACTTTGAACCGGGAACGGGTGATCAATATTCGTGAAGCTGATAAAGAAATAGGTCGGCATCCACCAATGGATGATCCTATGCAAACAACATTTGAGCAAGGCGGATAG
- a CDS encoding NERD domain-containing protein, with protein MLPPKKRQPGEYIRKLGKHRQQSAILRYALAGGVFVGTLFLVSIFSNSSVGIVLFLGGFTTSYYLYCNGQHLMKRAGDAQNGAKAETQVAALLFPLQRQGWQVEYNLRIRRWGDADVVLHSPKGNWYVIDVKSHGGTKVYERGYLRKRYGRNTYDFEEGDLISKVKGQATEVRYLKGTQQVTGLLCFTKGDVDIPGNNAGDIYVVTATDLVNTLLQLDK; from the coding sequence ATGTTGCCACCAAAAAAAAGACAGCCCGGAGAATATATCCGTAAATTGGGTAAGCACAGACAGCAGTCTGCCATCTTGCGCTATGCTCTGGCAGGGGGTGTTTTTGTTGGCACACTATTTTTAGTAAGTATCTTCAGTAATTCTTCCGTGGGAATAGTCTTGTTTTTAGGGGGATTCACAACTTCTTACTACCTATACTGCAATGGGCAACACCTCATGAAACGTGCTGGTGATGCTCAAAACGGTGCTAAAGCTGAAACCCAAGTAGCTGCATTATTGTTCCCGTTGCAACGTCAAGGATGGCAAGTAGAATACAACCTACGAATTAGGAGATGGGGAGATGCAGATGTAGTATTGCACTCTCCCAAAGGCAATTGGTACGTGATTGATGTCAAGTCACATGGTGGTACTAAAGTTTATGAAAGAGGTTATCTACGAAAGCGTTATGGCAGAAATACCTATGATTTTGAGGAAGGTGATTTAATCAGCAAGGTAAAAGGTCAAGCTACAGAAGTCCGGTATTTAAAAGGTACTCAGCAAGTGACTGGACTGCTTTGCTTTACAAAGGGTGATGTCGATATTCCTGGTAATAATGCTGGTGATATTTATGTGGTCACTGCTACTGATTTAGTCAATACTTTGTTGCAGTTGGATAAATGA
- a CDS encoding reverse transcriptase family protein, whose translation MSVNQGESSDDSYEIDEDIEQQLNRWWREANDLENDYWYRQKQLQGKNTRNKQGKEKLLEKYYLPQCNSFREISKLINIDLADLRLLVFSPKQDAATKHHYILFYIPKKTGGERIISAPSQNLKNVQYWILKNILKKLEPSLHDAAHGFRNSEIIKEKHTINIKFFITQILKAKYISIFYKFRLILKLIIYAIALPELIQYPKFGKRRSIVTNAEPHVGADVIINVDIKDFFHSISYKRVKGLFRSFGYSESASTIFALLCTVTFVNHRSYLPQGAPTSPMITNLICRRLDRRLTHMAESFGFRYTRYADDLTFSSSDESVCNIGKVLRHTEGIVKHEGFEINRDKTQIMRKSNRLEVTGIVVNSKPSISREKLKRFRATLYQIEKDGLEGKFWGNSTDVMSSIQGFANFVYMVDPQKGAKFRDQIRIIKEKYKC comes from the coding sequence ATGTCAGTTAATCAAGGTGAGTCTTCTGACGACAGCTATGAAATTGATGAAGACATAGAGCAACAACTAAATAGGTGGTGGCGGGAAGCAAACGATTTAGAGAATGATTATTGGTATAGGCAAAAACAATTACAAGGTAAAAATACAAGAAATAAACAAGGAAAGGAGAAATTATTAGAGAAATACTATTTACCTCAATGTAACTCTTTCAGAGAAATATCAAAGTTAATAAATATTGATTTAGCAGATTTACGATTATTAGTTTTTTCGCCTAAGCAAGATGCAGCCACAAAGCACCATTATATTCTTTTTTATATTCCGAAAAAAACAGGTGGAGAAAGAATAATTTCTGCTCCAAGTCAGAATTTAAAGAATGTACAGTATTGGATTCTAAAAAATATTTTAAAAAAGCTTGAGCCTTCTCTTCATGATGCTGCTCACGGTTTTCGTAACAGCGAAATAATAAAAGAAAAACATACAATAAATATAAAATTCTTCATAACACAAATTTTAAAGGCAAAATATATCAGTATCTTCTATAAATTTAGGTTGATATTGAAATTGATAATCTATGCAATTGCTTTGCCTGAACTAATTCAGTATCCAAAATTTGGTAAACGCCGCTCAATTGTAACGAATGCAGAGCCTCATGTAGGGGCAGATGTAATTATTAATGTAGATATTAAAGACTTTTTCCATTCTATCTCTTATAAACGTGTAAAAGGTCTTTTTAGGTCTTTTGGATATTCAGAATCAGCATCAACAATCTTTGCTTTACTGTGTACTGTCACTTTTGTGAACCATCGTAGTTATCTACCGCAGGGTGCGCCAACTAGCCCTATGATTACGAATCTAATATGTCGCCGTCTCGATCGAAGATTGACTCACATGGCTGAAAGTTTTGGATTTCGTTATACGCGCTATGCTGATGACTTAACCTTTTCTTCTTCTGATGAGAGTGTATGCAATATAGGAAAAGTTTTAAGGCATACAGAGGGGATTGTAAAGCATGAAGGGTTTGAAATTAATAGAGATAAAACCCAAATTATGCGTAAATCTAATAGATTAGAGGTTACTGGGATTGTAGTCAACAGCAAACCTAGTATTTCGAGAGAGAAGTTGAAACGTTTTCGTGCAACTCTTTATCAAATTGAGAAAGATGGTTTAGAAGGTAAGTTCTGGGGTAACTCAACAGATGTTATGTCTTCAATTCAAGGTTTTGCAAATTTTGTTTACATGGTTGACCCCCAAAAAGGAGCTAAATTTCGAGACCAGATACGTATTATAAAAGAAAAATATAAATGTTGA
- a CDS encoding AAA domain-containing protein, which yields MNVASKVDAILNAWLDYVALDDYSKAGIEIGKNPLKLHGISLKGNDIFIEQSTFLELSRTVTTKKQSQEDEIWVLSFPSIRTQEDGKSYLRPLFSLDVTSVLQGKHQPQGWSIDNLNLIEAGENLAKFLKLDDEEREQLNTQHGLRNLLNSTFGLDLETTYEDWMKSVSVPYSHQIKEIKPQPYLFEFKGSGYSANLRRDLKEIKSGSKNCSKGHPGFEYLFGEPKPAKQEVIYIGAFPTPHPPTNSQSTALKHAQSEPITAVQGPPGSGKTTLILHVIAQQVVKRALSLIEIGQDINNLTVVSSTNNKAVDNVIEKLDEFLKNDLFYLKGGNKDNIGSANGASAKLRQAIDFLQKNQFDEQLNNLLKRKIQQIKEELLAEESRYLKLSQQWDLDKQRHKHLSQQIQRLQQNLDEILSTLIPFQQRARDLSQYNQLPIQAYNIIEKHFNKAESLLSESRLNWWVRFWRWLTGKTEERILRELNSACKSAIEQTSTTIFPIEPPTNRADLIQKAGLVRERINEAGELKNVQKRLEEKYKDRDQINQQMEDALKEFQLLEISLANPPENFYTSFHQKFHDKQKDLFKLSREFLIQQALYNKYNIKPTLEIYCSLISGDWKSKYKIAENLDEHIKNLSLIFPVITCTLLSIRKMIPWIEECVDRTIIDEAGMIDQHKAFPLLVRSRKAIIVGDPLQIEPIITLSNQRREDYRQTAFINRGLTDIDYHRYSPEEEYSATAYHRAAGATGEGEDKGKGIILREHYRCQPSIIQYCNAIADYDLEIKTEPVNSLVESHLIAYDVEGNIRNNVNEEEVTAVCEIIEHLVKQGYSVEDIGVISPFKFHAAALREQLREKFSQLDSKSVGTVHTFQGSEKKVIILSTKVCQPQDNVYWINKRPNLLNVAVSRAKELFILVGNLYRLEKGNLTRQLVEHIREYGVVLEYKSAAEIPKAEPGTTPVYDCAHLRIFREAIDQAEEELIIVTPWIRGSESKLFGKEVVSVLERRVKVTVVYGNKGNEENDNNDPTIENKLRHLFSQYPGSQLIRLGEGKHIESRGTNERILVRDTKLAIIGTWNWLSHPYRTQCGRTSLNIKPQIRQETSVQFSDLSSIESIKAKIYQLISQ from the coding sequence TTGAACGTAGCTAGTAAGGTAGATGCTATTCTCAACGCTTGGTTAGACTATGTTGCTTTAGATGATTACAGCAAAGCAGGAATAGAAATAGGTAAAAATCCATTAAAGCTGCATGGTATAAGCTTAAAAGGTAATGACATATTTATTGAGCAATCTACCTTTTTAGAATTGTCCCGAACAGTTACTACAAAAAAGCAAAGTCAAGAGGATGAGATTTGGGTACTATCTTTCCCTTCAATTCGTACTCAAGAAGACGGAAAATCTTATCTTCGTCCTTTATTTAGCTTAGATGTAACATCTGTTCTTCAAGGAAAACATCAACCACAGGGATGGAGTATTGACAACCTCAATTTAATAGAAGCAGGAGAAAATTTAGCGAAGTTTCTAAAACTTGATGATGAAGAACGAGAGCAACTGAACACTCAACATGGGTTGAGGAATTTGCTAAACTCTACCTTCGGACTAGACTTAGAGACTACTTATGAAGATTGGATGAAGTCAGTTAGTGTACCTTACTCACATCAGATCAAAGAAATTAAACCACAACCATATTTATTTGAATTTAAAGGAAGTGGATACTCTGCTAATCTCCGGCGAGACTTAAAAGAGATTAAATCAGGCTCAAAAAATTGCTCAAAAGGACATCCTGGGTTTGAATATTTGTTTGGTGAACCTAAGCCTGCAAAACAAGAAGTTATCTACATAGGAGCTTTCCCAACTCCTCATCCACCGACTAATTCACAATCCACAGCACTCAAACACGCTCAAAGTGAACCGATAACAGCTGTACAAGGCCCGCCTGGTTCGGGTAAAACTACTCTGATTCTTCATGTTATTGCTCAACAGGTAGTTAAACGCGCACTCAGTTTAATTGAAATTGGTCAGGATATCAATAACCTAACAGTAGTTAGCAGCACGAATAATAAAGCAGTTGATAATGTTATTGAAAAGCTAGATGAATTTTTAAAAAACGATTTATTTTATCTCAAAGGTGGAAACAAAGATAATATTGGATCAGCTAATGGAGCTAGTGCAAAATTACGACAAGCTATTGATTTTTTACAAAAGAATCAATTTGATGAGCAACTAAATAATTTATTAAAACGAAAAATTCAACAGATTAAAGAAGAATTGTTAGCAGAAGAGTCTAGATATTTAAAATTAAGCCAACAGTGGGATTTAGATAAACAAAGACATAAACATCTTTCACAACAGATTCAAAGGCTGCAACAGAATTTAGACGAAATTCTCTCAACCTTAATTCCTTTTCAGCAACGAGCCAGAGATTTATCACAGTACAATCAACTACCAATACAAGCGTATAACATCATAGAAAAGCATTTTAATAAGGCTGAATCACTTCTATCGGAAAGCAGATTAAATTGGTGGGTTCGCTTTTGGCGTTGGTTGACTGGGAAAACGGAAGAACGTATTTTGCGTGAGCTAAATTCAGCTTGTAAATCAGCTATAGAACAAACATCTACAACTATTTTCCCTATAGAACCACCTACCAATCGCGCTGATTTAATTCAAAAAGCAGGCTTAGTTAGAGAAAGAATAAATGAAGCAGGTGAGTTAAAAAATGTACAAAAAAGATTAGAGGAAAAATATAAAGACAGAGACCAGATAAATCAGCAGATGGAAGATGCTTTGAAGGAATTCCAGTTATTAGAGATTAGCTTGGCTAATCCACCAGAAAATTTTTATACCTCATTTCACCAGAAATTTCATGACAAGCAAAAAGACCTATTTAAGCTATCGCGTGAGTTTCTTATTCAACAAGCACTCTACAACAAATATAACATCAAACCAACTCTAGAAATTTATTGTAGTCTTATTTCAGGAGATTGGAAGTCGAAATATAAGATTGCGGAAAACCTAGATGAGCATATTAAAAATCTCAGCTTGATTTTTCCGGTAATCACTTGCACATTACTTTCAATCCGCAAAATGATTCCTTGGATTGAGGAATGTGTTGACCGCACAATCATAGACGAAGCGGGAATGATTGACCAGCATAAGGCTTTTCCGTTATTAGTGCGATCGCGCAAAGCTATTATTGTTGGTGATCCTCTACAAATTGAACCTATTATTACTTTGAGCAATCAAAGACGTGAAGATTATCGCCAAACAGCGTTTATTAATAGAGGATTAACAGACATTGATTACCATCGTTATAGTCCAGAAGAGGAGTATAGTGCTACGGCTTATCACCGCGCTGCTGGAGCAACTGGAGAAGGAGAAGATAAAGGTAAAGGAATTATTTTAAGAGAACATTACCGTTGTCAGCCTAGTATTATTCAATATTGCAATGCTATTGCTGACTATGATTTAGAAATCAAAACAGAACCAGTCAATTCTTTAGTAGAGTCGCACTTAATTGCTTATGATGTTGAAGGTAATATCCGCAATAATGTTAATGAGGAAGAAGTTACTGCTGTATGTGAGATAATTGAGCATTTAGTTAAACAAGGTTACTCAGTAGAAGATATAGGCGTTATTTCACCTTTTAAATTTCATGCTGCTGCGTTGAGAGAACAATTAAGAGAAAAATTCTCTCAATTAGACTCAAAATCTGTTGGCACAGTTCACACTTTTCAAGGTTCTGAGAAAAAAGTCATTATCCTATCTACAAAAGTATGTCAACCACAAGATAATGTTTACTGGATTAACAAACGACCAAATCTTTTAAATGTTGCTGTATCAAGAGCTAAAGAATTATTTATTTTAGTTGGTAATCTTTACAGACTAGAAAAAGGAAACCTGACTCGGCAACTTGTTGAACATATTCGAGAGTATGGAGTTGTATTAGAGTATAAATCAGCAGCAGAAATTCCTAAAGCAGAACCTGGTACTACTCCGGTTTATGATTGCGCTCATTTAAGAATTTTTAGAGAAGCTATCGACCAAGCAGAGGAAGAATTGATAATTGTCACGCCTTGGATTAGGGGAAGTGAATCAAAACTGTTTGGTAAAGAGGTTGTTTCAGTTTTAGAAAGAAGAGTTAAAGTAACAGTAGTTTACGGAAACAAAGGTAACGAGGAGAATGATAATAATGATCCCACAATTGAGAATAAGCTGAGACATTTATTCTCACAATATCCAGGTTCACAATTAATTCGCTTAGGAGAAGGAAAACATATAGAAAGTAGAGGAACAAATGAAAGAATTTTGGTACGTGATACGAAACTGGCTATTATAGGAACTTGGAATTGGCTTTCTCACCCTTACAGAACGCAATGTGGCAGGACATCGTTAAATATTAAGCCTCAAATTCGCCAAGAAACAAGTGTACAATTTTCCGATTTATCGTCGATTGAGAGTATAAAAGCAAAAATTTATCAATTAATTTCACAATAG
- a CDS encoding HEAT repeat domain-containing protein codes for MPNPDELKFIIQEIAGKNLSDDEIEAIRKACEGNDKINLHIAKYINYINHAQDSYFCDVTSQGTDTEAIKQFFQKTLKALRIANTLNLDNEWFANQNQTPSPEVQRQNVRQFLEEIENSLKFITLSHKQQPISIKDQYIPVEVTLERHYQNEVEGTYIYAELDHNLQSFYKPKNKSKEAQQEQVDWQVFKEQHKTIMVLANPGMGKSTLLRMETISNAEQARQEIENGQNIENIVFPLYLRLVDLADTPKDEEVFDSISRIIQRDYPNTAPMNLVLLQQKLKLGQCLLLLDGLDEVLVEQHIYLSQKLNRFANNYPCQIIGTSRIVGYHSGTFINGVKEVEIVPFDLQKTGQYLKKWFNNSNTVSELMRELYKKPQIRSLAQNPLLLSLICSLYQEKSVKLPTRRCQVYEMVVDYMLGNWCSDNSRQIPDSSWIAAKQDLLGEIAYQFSCERKDIFTIQDLRSKIEKYLKNPSISTDFINKNTSQLIAELSQQDGILQNLSGDNKKYLFLHRTFQEYFTALHLKHLMETDINRGISLVKTNLYKYEWHETLSLLAGLLDNPIPLLKAISLEKDDIFHSLLLLSGECIAECKEQSYPFMQKIIEEIYELWQSRPYIVFITVVVERIAYTNNIMQDKLLNITLKHSSSEIRCEAVKILGKTASSQVVEAFMKTINDKDIYVRVWTALSLGCLEEETVIKACVIQAINENNHNVIKAIFTSFKMNQSPKLIIKILKKHLKYINKLSFQIFISKFQDYVIQCCINYEYREYYINDFYRIHNFNIINLLLECSSFLHSIFMKETIVLFGEIGDNDVVDCLTQVLEPLEDKFKQWLSTILEIRNDSLGIFLDNQHYYDDEIYNVLTQKIIQELRKTDTQEIINQAIEEIDLRCLKVRKKAIISLGQIGNAKAINILNKAIHDLDDEVRVEAAISLIKINSLQAVETLKQVVNNSFSIKREVIMALGKTDIPQAIELLTQFIEDQDRDIRWRAVTALGEIGNSQCVKILIGYLNHSDNDVRREAFAALAEISTPEVIECLIHALKQKKHEDKKWVAAALGKIKWSVQELKHYKNIEVVESLIDSLNDSDSYVRRWIAVALGKIRHPHAVKALILALDDPDVTVRKYVAIALGRISHPTAVMALASKIQDKDISVREQAVLALERIGDPKATKALISALTSPDNYFKMFAAAILGKIQWNIHIIRLIFKKIYFSNLKKSDPVLLFSDIISKLDPLDNSIRCRAATALGEIGSPEAVKFLIRSLVDPNSDVRGRAAAALGKIRCSKSITALIQALSHPDAAVQQEAIAALKHIGTSKVLKSLVQSFTIDLDDPDIYTLARILAVRVSMTQEHDKLIPLYPRKDKFIDTP; via the coding sequence ATGCCTAACCCAGATGAATTAAAATTTATTATTCAAGAAATTGCAGGAAAGAATTTAAGCGATGATGAAATTGAAGCCATTCGCAAAGCCTGTGAAGGAAACGACAAAATAAATTTACACATAGCTAAGTACATCAACTATATTAATCATGCACAGGATAGCTATTTTTGCGATGTCACTTCCCAAGGTACTGATACTGAGGCTATTAAACAATTTTTCCAAAAAACGTTAAAAGCACTCAGAATAGCCAACACCCTTAATCTTGATAATGAATGGTTTGCAAATCAGAATCAGACACCTAGCCCAGAAGTTCAAAGGCAAAATGTCCGGCAGTTTCTAGAGGAGATAGAAAATTCCCTCAAATTCATTACTCTATCTCACAAACAACAACCCATTTCTATCAAAGACCAATATATTCCTGTCGAAGTAACCTTGGAACGCCACTATCAAAATGAAGTGGAAGGCACTTATATATATGCAGAATTAGACCATAATCTTCAATCTTTTTATAAGCCCAAAAACAAAAGCAAAGAAGCCCAGCAAGAACAAGTAGACTGGCAGGTTTTTAAAGAGCAGCATAAAACTATCATGGTGTTGGCTAATCCAGGGATGGGTAAGTCTACACTATTGCGGATGGAAACAATATCTAATGCCGAGCAAGCACGTCAGGAAATAGAAAATGGGCAGAATATAGAAAATATTGTATTTCCACTATATTTAAGGCTTGTAGATTTAGCCGATACTCCTAAAGATGAAGAAGTTTTTGACAGTATTTCTCGAATTATACAGCGCGATTATCCCAATACAGCACCAATGAACTTGGTGCTATTGCAGCAAAAGTTGAAACTGGGGCAATGTCTCTTGCTATTAGATGGACTAGATGAAGTTTTAGTAGAACAGCATATTTATCTGTCACAGAAACTAAATCGTTTTGCTAACAATTATCCTTGTCAAATTATTGGCACTTCCCGAATAGTAGGCTACCACAGTGGGACGTTTATAAATGGGGTCAAAGAAGTGGAAATTGTTCCGTTTGACCTGCAAAAGACGGGGCAGTATCTCAAAAAATGGTTTAACAATAGCAATACTGTGTCAGAACTGATGCGGGAGTTGTACAAAAAACCTCAAATTCGCAGTTTAGCCCAAAATCCACTGCTGTTATCGTTGATCTGTAGTTTGTACCAAGAAAAAAGTGTCAAGCTTCCTACACGACGTTGCCAAGTATATGAAATGGTAGTGGATTATATGCTGGGAAATTGGTGTAGTGATAACAGTAGGCAAATACCTGATAGTAGTTGGATAGCAGCCAAACAAGATTTATTAGGAGAAATTGCCTATCAATTTAGCTGTGAGAGGAAAGATATATTTACTATACAAGACCTTCGCAGCAAAATTGAAAAATATCTCAAAAATCCCTCTATATCAACAGATTTTATAAATAAAAATACTTCTCAACTCATAGCAGAACTATCTCAACAAGATGGCATATTGCAAAATTTGAGCGGGGATAACAAAAAATATTTGTTTTTGCATCGAACATTCCAAGAATATTTCACAGCTTTGCACTTAAAGCATTTAATGGAAACAGACATTAATAGAGGTATTTCTCTAGTAAAAACAAACTTGTATAAATATGAATGGCATGAGACATTAAGCCTATTAGCAGGATTATTAGATAATCCAATTCCTCTACTCAAAGCTATCTCTCTAGAAAAAGACGATATTTTTCATAGTCTTCTACTGCTATCAGGTGAATGTATTGCCGAATGCAAGGAGCAATCTTATCCCTTCATGCAAAAAATTATTGAAGAAATTTATGAATTATGGCAATCTCGTCCATATATAGTCTTTATTACTGTAGTTGTCGAAAGAATTGCTTATACGAACAACATAATGCAAGATAAATTATTAAATATAACATTAAAGCACAGTTCTTCAGAGATCAGATGTGAAGCAGTAAAAATCTTAGGAAAAACAGCTAGTTCACAAGTTGTAGAAGCTTTTATGAAAACCATTAATGATAAGGATATTTATGTCAGGGTTTGGACTGCTTTAAGTTTAGGATGTCTTGAAGAAGAAACAGTAATTAAAGCTTGTGTTATACAAGCAATAAATGAAAATAATCATAATGTAATAAAAGCAATTTTTACATCTTTTAAAATGAATCAAAGTCCCAAATTAATCATAAAAATACTTAAAAAACACCTCAAATATATAAATAAATTAAGTTTTCAAATATTTATATCAAAATTTCAAGATTATGTTATACAATGTTGTATTAATTACGAATATAGAGAATATTATATAAATGATTTCTATAGAATCCATAATTTTAACATTATTAATTTGTTACTAGAATGCTCTAGTTTTTTACATAGTATTTTTATGAAAGAAACTATAGTTTTATTTGGAGAGATTGGTGATAATGATGTAGTTGATTGCTTAACGCAAGTATTAGAACCACTAGAAGATAAATTTAAACAATGGTTATCAACAATATTAGAAATCAGAAATGATTCACTAGGAATTTTTCTAGATAATCAACATTATTATGATGATGAAATATACAATGTATTAACTCAAAAAATAATTCAAGAGTTAAGGAAAACTGATACTCAGGAAATAATTAACCAGGCAATTGAAGAAATTGATTTACGGTGTCTTAAAGTCAGGAAAAAAGCCATTATTTCTTTAGGGCAGATTGGTAATGCAAAAGCAATAAATATATTGAATAAAGCCATTCATGATTTAGATGATGAAGTCAGAGTGGAAGCTGCTATATCTTTAATAAAAATCAACAGTTTACAAGCGGTTGAAACATTAAAACAAGTTGTCAATAATTCGTTTAGTATTAAAAGAGAAGTGATAATGGCTCTGGGTAAGACGGATATACCCCAGGCAATTGAGTTACTTACTCAATTTATCGAAGACCAGGATAGGGATATCCGATGGCGTGCTGTCACTGCTCTTGGAGAAATTGGCAATTCTCAATGTGTAAAAATTTTAATTGGCTATCTCAATCATTCAGATAATGATGTCAGAAGAGAAGCTTTTGCAGCTTTAGCAGAAATCAGCACTCCAGAGGTGATTGAGTGTTTAATTCATGCTCTTAAACAAAAAAAGCATGAAGATAAAAAGTGGGTTGCAGCAGCACTTGGAAAAATTAAATGGTCTGTTCAAGAATTGAAGCACTATAAAAATATAGAAGTAGTTGAGAGCTTAATTGATAGTCTTAATGATTCTGACAGTTATGTTAGACGATGGATTGCTGTTGCCTTGGGTAAAATTCGCCATCCTCATGCAGTTAAAGCATTAATTCTTGCTTTAGATGATCCGGATGTTACAGTTAGAAAATATGTGGCGATCGCATTAGGTCGAATATCTCATCCTACAGCAGTCATGGCATTGGCGAGTAAAATCCAAGATAAAGATATTTCAGTTAGAGAACAAGCAGTATTAGCTTTAGAAAGAATTGGCGATCCGAAAGCTACAAAAGCCTTAATTTCAGCCTTAACGTCTCCAGATAACTATTTCAAAATGTTTGCTGCTGCAATTCTCGGAAAAATACAGTGGAACATACATATCATTAGGCTAATTTTTAAAAAAATTTATTTTTCTAATTTAAAAAAATCTGACCCTGTACTATTATTTTCAGACATAATCAGCAAGCTAGATCCTTTAGACAACAGCATAAGATGTAGGGCAGCAACAGCATTGGGAGAAATAGGTAGTCCTGAAGCGGTTAAATTCTTAATTAGATCGCTTGTTGATCCAAATAGTGATGTTAGAGGACGAGCAGCAGCAGCTTTGGGAAAAATTCGATGTTCTAAATCGATTACAGCTTTAATTCAAGCTCTAAGCCATCCAGATGCAGCAGTCCAACAAGAAGCTATAGCAGCACTCAAACATATTGGTACTTCAAAGGTTCTAAAAAGTCTTGTGCAGTCTTTCACAATAGACCTTGATGATCCTGATATTTACACGTTGGCAAGAATACTAGCCGTTAGAGTTAGTATGACCCAAGAGCATGATAAATTAATTCCACTTTACCCACGAAAAGACAAATTCATTGATACACCATAG
- a CDS encoding caspase family protein → MTEKFTHGYALLIGVGESAYSKLSLPVTVKDTQAIYAALIDPDLCGYPDDHEQAHIRVLNNKDATKAGILDGLKWLKEKAESDPGATVFVYYSGHGWVDKTTKQYYLLQHDIKPTKIASSALSAEDFTSALRQIQSERLLVVIDSCHAAGMATSKDADLELEEEFDDFIRVAPSKGLIDELKQGKGRVVFTSSEGEQKSYWVKDETISIYTYHFLEALQGAGNKPGDTEVRVSNIMNHLGKAVPETARQLYNKEQVPQNDMTGGDFVIAKLRGGKGLPDKGWEEVKPEATQTIYKIADVIHQHGKFITNIQKAEGIHIGDVIQR, encoded by the coding sequence ATGACTGAGAAATTCACTCACGGTTATGCGTTATTAATTGGTGTTGGTGAGTCTGCTTATAGTAAATTATCTTTACCTGTGACTGTCAAAGATACCCAGGCAATCTATGCTGCCTTAATTGATCCTGATCTATGTGGTTATCCTGATGACCATGAACAGGCTCATATTCGGGTACTGAATAACAAAGATGCAACCAAGGCAGGTATTTTGGATGGATTAAAGTGGTTAAAAGAAAAAGCAGAATCTGACCCTGGTGCTACGGTATTTGTTTATTATTCAGGACATGGCTGGGTAGATAAAACCACAAAACAATATTATTTATTGCAGCATGACATTAAACCCACTAAAATCGCCAGTTCAGCATTATCAGCAGAAGATTTTACATCCGCATTACGCCAAATTCAATCTGAACGTTTATTAGTTGTAATTGATAGTTGTCACGCAGCAGGAATGGCAACTTCTAAAGATGCAGATTTAGAACTTGAAGAAGAGTTTGATGATTTTATCCGAGTTGCACCATCCAAAGGTTTAATTGATGAGTTGAAACAAGGTAAAGGCAGAGTAGTTTTCACTTCCTCTGAAGGTGAGCAAAAATCTTACTGGGTAAAAGATGAAACAATTAGTATTTACACCTATCATTTTCTGGAAGCTTTACAAGGTGCGGGAAACAAACCAGGTGATACAGAAGTAAGAGTTTCTAACATCATGAATCATCTTGGCAAAGCAGTACCTGAAACTGCGCGTCAGTTATATAACAAGGAGCAAGTCCCTCAAAATGATATGACTGGAGGAGATTTCGTAATTGCCAAGCTTCGCGGTGGTAAAGGTTTACCCGATAAAGGATGGGAAGAAGTGAAGCCTGAAGCGACACAGACTATTTACAAAATTGCTGATGTAATACATCAACACGGTAAATTTATTACTAATATACAAAAAGCTGAGGGTATTCATATTGGGGATGTTATTCAACGTTAA